A stretch of the bacterium genome encodes the following:
- the ccsA gene encoding cytochrome c biogenesis protein CcsA, with protein MKGFFKNPVIAFLSSLKLSAFLMAVVAFASAKGTFIESAVGRDGAYDLVYDAFWFEAVLALLCISLGLLFFRRWPYRPRQYGFMLVHVSIVLILVSAAITRYFGYEGIMSIREGASSDFIYSNHKHVTATSDGQSADMKVRLWQAGTNNHKQKITLGGQEYTLAVTEYFPHFTEAWTAAPGGPAALQYGVLVEGQMSDGMLIEGDRAMIGQAEARFLTTPFGDAMATSRYGDLRLRIGGETCAFPVQPEGNPVVTCGGHKFQVTEFQTSFTVGGVANAEGPMVNPMVRVAITAPDGRKGERILFAYHPDFSMGHSGAEESFADLDLVYQVNRGVEFTRGGTTGVQGRASFPLTAANMQTQSGENEIPAGVVFDVVKDMLYRNTENDFGLVPTATFSSVVKAPSLSQDGNDPPAARVVLRDAAGADLANVICIEQERPVTVQAGGRNFELSYGPRIVKLPYTVTLDDFVLQTYPGSENPATYESFVSLDDPQMGVSGRKVHIFMNSPMNHRGTKHFQSSYDRDRRGTVLSVNHDPGKLPTYIGYGMISLGFLLIILKDLLFPVKSRKATGGSAAVVAGAGLLLALALVAPRSALAQAHDPNDGTDHSGHNHAVSTTGFVALSDPAREAASRLIIQDFNGRMKPLDTMAREMVMKVAKRTKFEGREPVDQYLSWSLNANFWWDKPLIQVKHPGLKSLLGVDASIKHVSAASLFDAQGRYKLTEAVEEAHRTPDRERSKLQRQLISFDERFEMLYMTFRGSTLRVFPIPGDANNTWQDIAQTTPRLDAAQKQQYGAAFEALSRGLQTGDNASVMAGITGVASLQQQYGAKVLPPTKRLNAELFYNRSHLFSWMMLPLLGTFVVLMAVYIWNLFRNSSHRLSFRNPFYTAGVAMYAIAFVGMVTAYVLRWIASGRAPISNGHESLLFISLAVALAGLIFEFVYRLGAPASLGGLLTTIILGVSMLSTFDPAIGPLVPVLVSYWLNIHVTIITASYGFLGLSALIGMLTLILLMTKRQGRQNVREAIGTLDNINKHMTIAGLGLLTVGTLLGGVWANESWGRYWGWDPKETWALITILVYAVVLHFRWMPAMRSVWLNASLSTAAVSSVVMTYFGVNYFLSGLHSYAAGDPMSVPAWVYIGVVIMAVLIGIAGLVDRNRRWDAAA; from the coding sequence GTGAAAGGTTTCTTCAAGAACCCGGTCATCGCCTTCCTGTCGTCGCTGAAGCTCAGCGCGTTCCTCATGGCGGTGGTCGCCTTTGCTTCGGCCAAGGGCACGTTCATCGAATCCGCTGTCGGCCGCGACGGCGCGTACGACCTGGTGTACGACGCCTTCTGGTTCGAAGCGGTGCTCGCACTGCTCTGTATCAGCCTCGGGCTGTTGTTCTTCCGGCGCTGGCCGTACCGGCCGCGTCAGTACGGGTTCATGCTCGTGCATGTCTCGATCGTGCTGATCCTCGTGAGCGCCGCCATCACGCGCTACTTCGGCTACGAAGGCATCATGAGCATCCGCGAAGGCGCGAGCTCGGACTTCATCTATTCGAACCACAAGCATGTGACCGCCACGAGTGACGGCCAGTCGGCCGACATGAAGGTGCGCCTGTGGCAGGCGGGCACGAACAACCACAAGCAGAAGATCACGCTCGGCGGGCAGGAGTACACGCTCGCAGTGACGGAGTACTTCCCGCACTTCACCGAAGCGTGGACTGCGGCGCCCGGCGGCCCGGCGGCCCTGCAGTACGGTGTGCTGGTTGAGGGACAGATGAGCGACGGCATGCTGATCGAAGGGGACCGCGCGATGATCGGCCAGGCCGAGGCGCGTTTCCTGACGACGCCCTTCGGTGATGCGATGGCCACCTCGCGCTACGGCGACCTGCGGCTCCGCATTGGCGGCGAGACCTGTGCCTTCCCGGTGCAGCCGGAAGGCAATCCGGTCGTGACCTGCGGCGGGCACAAGTTCCAGGTCACCGAGTTCCAGACGTCGTTCACTGTGGGCGGCGTCGCGAACGCCGAGGGGCCGATGGTCAACCCGATGGTTCGTGTCGCGATCACGGCGCCCGACGGCCGCAAGGGCGAGCGGATCCTGTTCGCCTACCATCCCGATTTCTCGATGGGCCACAGCGGCGCCGAGGAGTCCTTCGCCGACCTGGACCTGGTCTACCAGGTCAATCGCGGCGTCGAGTTCACGCGCGGCGGCACCACGGGCGTGCAGGGGCGCGCCTCGTTCCCGCTGACCGCGGCGAACATGCAGACACAGTCAGGGGAGAACGAGATCCCGGCCGGCGTCGTGTTCGACGTGGTCAAGGACATGCTCTACCGCAACACCGAGAACGATTTCGGCCTGGTGCCGACAGCCACCTTCAGTTCGGTGGTCAAGGCGCCGTCACTCAGCCAGGACGGCAATGATCCGCCGGCTGCGCGCGTCGTGCTGCGCGATGCGGCGGGCGCCGACCTGGCCAACGTCATCTGCATTGAGCAGGAGCGGCCGGTGACCGTGCAGGCGGGTGGTCGCAATTTCGAGCTGTCGTATGGTCCGCGCATCGTCAAGCTGCCCTACACGGTCACGCTCGACGACTTCGTGCTGCAGACCTATCCCGGGAGCGAGAACCCGGCGACGTACGAGAGCTTCGTGTCGCTGGACGACCCGCAGATGGGGGTCAGCGGAAGGAAGGTGCACATCTTCATGAACAGCCCGATGAACCACCGGGGTACGAAGCACTTCCAGTCGTCGTACGATCGTGATCGGCGCGGCACCGTGCTTTCGGTCAACCATGACCCGGGCAAGCTGCCGACCTACATCGGCTACGGGATGATCTCGCTGGGCTTCCTGCTGATCATCCTCAAGGACCTGCTGTTCCCGGTGAAGTCGCGGAAGGCGACCGGCGGCAGTGCGGCGGTTGTCGCGGGCGCCGGCCTGCTGCTGGCCCTGGCGCTGGTGGCCCCGCGCTCGGCACTGGCCCAGGCGCACGACCCGAACGACGGCACGGACCACTCGGGCCACAACCACGCGGTGAGCACGACGGGGTTCGTGGCCCTGTCCGACCCCGCGCGCGAGGCGGCCTCGCGGCTCATCATCCAGGATTTCAACGGCCGCATGAAGCCGCTCGACACGATGGCGCGCGAAATGGTGATGAAGGTCGCCAAGCGCACCAAGTTCGAGGGCCGTGAGCCGGTCGACCAGTACCTGAGCTGGTCGCTGAATGCGAACTTCTGGTGGGACAAGCCGCTGATCCAGGTGAAGCACCCCGGCCTGAAGTCGCTGCTTGGCGTCGATGCCTCGATCAAGCACGTTTCGGCCGCCAGCCTGTTCGACGCGCAGGGACGCTACAAGCTGACCGAAGCCGTCGAGGAGGCCCATCGCACGCCGGACCGCGAACGCTCCAAGCTGCAGCGGCAGTTGATCAGCTTCGATGAGCGCTTCGAGATGCTGTACATGACCTTCCGCGGGTCGACACTGCGCGTGTTCCCGATTCCCGGCGATGCGAACAACACCTGGCAGGACATCGCCCAGACCACGCCGCGGCTTGATGCCGCCCAGAAGCAGCAGTACGGCGCTGCCTTCGAAGCGTTGTCGCGCGGCTTGCAGACCGGCGACAACGCCAGCGTGATGGCCGGCATCACGGGTGTCGCCTCGCTGCAGCAGCAGTACGGCGCCAAGGTGCTGCCGCCGACCAAGCGCCTGAATGCCGAGCTGTTCTACAACCGCTCGCACCTGTTCTCGTGGATGATGCTGCCGCTCCTGGGGACCTTCGTCGTCCTGATGGCTGTCTACATCTGGAACCTGTTCCGGAACAGCAGCCATCGGCTCAGCTTCCGCAACCCGTTCTACACCGCCGGCGTGGCGATGTACGCGATCGCCTTCGTCGGCATGGTCACGGCCTACGTTCTGCGCTGGATCGCCTCGGGTCGCGCACCGATCAGCAACGGGCACGAATCGCTGCTGTTCATCTCGCTCGCGGTGGCGCTCGCGGGCCTTATCTTCGAGTTCGTCTACCGCCTGGGGGCGCCGGCTTCGCTGGGCGGCCTGCTGACGACGATCATCCTGGGCGTCTCCATGTTGTCGACCTTCGATCCGGCCATCGGCCCGCTGGTGCCGGTGCTGGTCAGCTATTGGCTGAACATCCACGTGACCATCATCACCGCCAGTTACGGCTTCCTGGGGCTCTCGGCCCTGATCGGCATGTTGACGCTGATCCTCCTGATGACCAAGCGCCAGGGACGGCAAAACGTGCGCGAGGCCATCGGCACGCTCGACAACATCAACAAGCACATGACCATCGCGGGCCTGGGCCTGCTGACGGTGGGCACGCTGCTGGGCGGCGTCTGGGCCAACGAATCGTGGGGCCGTTACTGGGGCTGGGACCCGAAGGAGACGTGGGCCCTGATCACGATCCTGGTCTACGCGGTGGTGCTGCACTTCCGCTGGATGCCGGCGATGCGTTCGGTGTGGCTGAACGCTTCGCTCAGCACGGCGGCCGTCAGTTCGGTGGTCATGACCTACTTCGGCGTGAACTACTTCCTGTCGGGGCTGCACAGCTACGCGGCCGGTGATCCCATGTCGGTACCGGCGTGGGTGTATATCGGCGTCGTGATCATGGCGGTGCTCATCGGGATCGCGGGGCTCGTGGACCGCAATCGACGCTGGGACGCGGCGGCGTAG
- a CDS encoding class I SAM-dependent methyltransferase, giving the protein MWYQGILDRGLVPDGIIRLAIRRRCAERLRIERARFNLEAFVAGLKTMPVALHADLANEQHYEVPPAFFGLVLGPRRKYSCALFPDGVADLAEAEERMLALTADRAGVADGQRILDLGCGWGSFSLWAAERYPAARLVAVSNSRDQGAFIRAEAARRGLANLQVVTADVNDFVPDGTFDRVVSIEMFEHLKNYEEVLGRIAGWLAPGGRLFVHIFCHRDLAYHYESEGPDDWMARHFFTGGTMPAWDLLEEFPGHLQVLRKWWVPGTHYRDTCEAWLHRMDARRDEVGAVLAEAYGPDQVTRWRVRWRVFFMACAELFAYGGGKEWFVGHYLLGRRE; this is encoded by the coding sequence ATGTGGTACCAGGGCATCCTCGATCGCGGGCTCGTTCCCGACGGCATCATCCGCCTGGCGATCCGCAGGCGGTGCGCCGAGCGCCTGCGCATCGAGCGGGCCCGGTTCAATCTCGAGGCATTCGTGGCCGGGTTGAAGACGATGCCGGTGGCCCTGCATGCCGACCTGGCGAACGAGCAGCACTACGAAGTCCCGCCCGCATTCTTCGGACTGGTCCTCGGGCCGCGCCGCAAGTACAGCTGCGCTCTGTTCCCGGACGGCGTGGCCGACCTGGCCGAAGCCGAGGAGCGCATGCTGGCGCTGACGGCGGACAGGGCGGGCGTGGCCGACGGCCAGCGCATCCTGGACCTGGGCTGCGGGTGGGGGTCGTTCTCGCTCTGGGCCGCGGAGCGCTACCCGGCGGCCCGGCTCGTCGCGGTCTCCAACAGCCGCGACCAGGGCGCATTCATCCGCGCCGAGGCCGCTCGCCGGGGCCTGGCGAACCTTCAGGTCGTGACCGCCGACGTGAACGACTTCGTGCCCGACGGCACGTTCGACCGCGTGGTCTCGATCGAGATGTTCGAGCACCTGAAGAACTACGAGGAGGTCCTCGGGCGCATCGCCGGCTGGCTGGCGCCGGGCGGGCGATTGTTCGTGCACATCTTCTGCCACCGGGACCTGGCCTATCACTACGAGAGCGAGGGGCCCGACGACTGGATGGCCCGCCACTTCTTCACCGGCGGCACGATGCCCGCCTGGGACCTGCTCGAGGAGTTCCCCGGACACCTGCAGGTCCTGCGGAAGTGGTGGGTGCCCGGCACGCACTACCGCGACACCTGCGAGGCCTGGCTGCACCGCATGGATGCCCGCCGTGACGAGGTCGGCGCCGTCCTGGCTGAAGCCTATGGCCCCGACCAGGTGACGCGCTGGAGGGTCCGCTGGCGCGTGTTCTTCATGGCCTGTGCCGAACTCTTCGCCTACGGCGGCGGCAAGGAGTGGTTCGTGGGGCACTACCTGCTGGGGCGCAGGGAGTAG
- a CDS encoding DUF1684 domain-containing protein: MMPTERRLTTRAGWPVLPLLLLVAACGGREAATTTPEYVAEVDAWHAQRVERLRSDTGWLTLVGLHELDPTRVNTVGSDSTALVRLVDKAPAHVGELAFVGGRWSFSAAPGTMVTLADSANAPVTALTLATDHDGPATTLACGSLLFFVVQREGAFFVRVKDRESETLRSFQGIDRYPVDARWRVTARLEGGPGTVKVPNVLGQESDEPSPGTLVFELSGKEYRLSPTGAPGEELFLVFGDATNNHGTYGGGRFLSAPAPAADGTVVLDFNRAYNPPCVFTPYATCPLPGKANTLPVAIEAGEKSWGTH; the protein is encoded by the coding sequence ATGATGCCGACTGAGCGACGCCTGACGACGCGGGCCGGATGGCCCGTGCTGCCTCTCCTTCTCCTGGTGGCGGCCTGCGGAGGGCGCGAGGCGGCTACGACGACACCGGAATACGTGGCGGAAGTCGATGCCTGGCATGCGCAGCGCGTCGAACGGCTGCGCAGCGACACCGGCTGGCTGACGCTGGTCGGCCTGCACGAACTGGATCCGACACGCGTAAACACCGTCGGTTCCGATTCGACCGCATTGGTGCGCCTGGTCGACAAGGCGCCGGCCCACGTGGGCGAACTGGCCTTTGTCGGCGGCCGCTGGTCGTTCTCCGCGGCGCCGGGCACCATGGTGACCCTGGCCGACTCAGCCAACGCCCCGGTCACGGCCCTGACGCTCGCCACCGACCATGACGGCCCTGCCACCACGCTGGCCTGCGGATCATTGCTGTTCTTCGTGGTGCAGCGCGAAGGCGCGTTCTTCGTGCGCGTGAAGGACCGCGAATCGGAGACCCTGCGCAGTTTCCAGGGCATCGACCGCTATCCTGTCGATGCCCGCTGGCGCGTGACCGCGCGCCTCGAGGGCGGCCCCGGCACGGTCAAGGTGCCCAACGTGCTCGGTCAGGAGTCCGACGAGCCGAGCCCCGGCACGCTGGTCTTCGAGCTGTCCGGCAAGGAATACCGCCTGTCGCCGACCGGCGCGCCCGGCGAGGAACTCTTCCTGGTCTTCGGCGACGCCACCAACAACCACGGCACCTACGGCGGCGGCCGCTTCCTCTCGGCCCCCGCCCCCGCCGCCGACGGCACGGTCGTCCTCGACTTCAACCGCGCCTACAACCCGCCGTGCGTCTTCACCCCATACGCCACCTGTCCCCTGCCCGGCAAGGCCAACACGCTCCCCGTCGCCATCGAAGCCGGCGAAAAATCCTGGGGCACCCATTGA
- a CDS encoding DUF1295 domain-containing protein has translation MAEVRVLLVLGWAVAAAAMAGLWLTQRRTGNAGVVDVGWAAVTGTLALLYGVSGEGEPSRRLLLSVLGAVWGWRLAWHLWRDRVWRRPEEGRYVTLRRKWSPHADRAFFVFYQAQALAAVALSLPFALAAQAGTAFPAPSDLAALVLVVVGVVGETVADRQLLAFKRDPANRGRTCRTGLWRTSRHPNYFFEWILWCGFGLLGFAAPWGWTGVAAPLLILCSIVFVTGIPPTEAQALASRGDDYRAYQRTTSAFVPWPPRRDRGIG, from the coding sequence ATGGCTGAGGTGCGCGTCCTTCTTGTCCTCGGCTGGGCGGTCGCCGCCGCGGCGATGGCCGGGCTCTGGCTGACGCAGCGTCGCACGGGCAACGCCGGGGTGGTTGATGTGGGGTGGGCGGCTGTCACGGGCACGCTGGCGCTGCTCTACGGCGTGTCGGGAGAAGGCGAGCCTTCGCGACGGCTGCTGCTGTCCGTCCTCGGCGCGGTGTGGGGTTGGCGGCTGGCCTGGCACCTGTGGCGCGACCGCGTGTGGCGCCGGCCCGAGGAAGGGCGCTACGTGACCCTTCGCCGGAAATGGTCGCCCCACGCCGACCGGGCGTTCTTCGTCTTCTACCAGGCGCAGGCACTGGCCGCCGTGGCGCTCTCGCTGCCGTTCGCCCTGGCGGCGCAGGCCGGGACCGCGTTTCCCGCGCCGTCGGACCTTGCGGCCCTGGTGCTGGTGGTCGTTGGCGTTGTCGGCGAGACGGTCGCCGACCGGCAGCTGCTGGCCTTCAAGCGGGACCCCGCCAACCGCGGCCGCACGTGCCGGACGGGCCTGTGGCGCACCAGCCGGCATCCCAACTATTTCTTCGAGTGGATCCTGTGGTGCGGCTTCGGCCTGCTCGGCTTCGCCGCGCCCTGGGGCTGGACGGGCGTGGCGGCGCCGTTGCTGATCCTCTGCAGCATCGTCTTCGTCACCGGCATCCCACCTACCGAGGCCCAGGCCCTGGCCAGCCGCGGGGACGATTACCGCGCCTACCAGCGCACGACCAGCGCCTTCGTGCCGTGGCCGCCGCGCCGGGACAGGGGGATCGGCTGA
- a CDS encoding DUF1365 domain-containing protein has protein sequence MTNGDRTNSDRTRSAIYEGQVDHDRLRPRRHCFRYGMAYLYLDLDELPGVLDVHPLWSARRPAPAWFREADYFGRGAVPLAEAVRDAIEGHSGERPTGPIRLLTLPRTWGQCFNPVSFYYVFAPDGTTLRWFLADVSNTPWNERHAYILGPAPDVAAGEPWRPSHRKAFHVSPFMEMAMDYRWTITTPGERLQVRIDNHDAEGRLFGAGISLERRPLDRQQLGLYLRHHPWITAKVLGGIYVQALKLSLKRIPYVPHPGVKESR, from the coding sequence GTGACGAACGGCGACAGGACGAACAGCGACAGGACGCGCAGCGCCATCTACGAGGGCCAGGTCGACCACGACCGGTTGCGGCCGCGTCGCCATTGCTTCCGCTACGGCATGGCCTACCTCTACCTGGACCTGGACGAGTTGCCCGGCGTGCTGGACGTCCATCCGCTGTGGTCGGCCCGGCGCCCGGCGCCCGCGTGGTTCCGCGAGGCGGACTACTTCGGGCGCGGCGCGGTGCCGCTGGCCGAGGCGGTTCGCGATGCCATCGAGGGCCACTCCGGCGAGCGTCCCACGGGGCCCATCCGCCTGTTGACGCTGCCGCGCACCTGGGGACAGTGCTTCAACCCCGTGAGCTTCTACTACGTCTTCGCGCCGGATGGCACGACGCTGCGCTGGTTCCTGGCGGACGTGTCGAACACGCCCTGGAACGAACGGCATGCCTACATCCTCGGACCCGCGCCGGACGTTGCCGCGGGCGAGCCCTGGCGTCCCTCGCACCGCAAGGCGTTCCATGTCTCGCCGTTCATGGAGATGGCCATGGACTACCGCTGGACGATCACCACGCCCGGCGAGCGGCTGCAGGTCCGCATCGACAACCACGACGCGGAGGGCCGCCTGTTCGGCGCCGGCATCTCCCTGGAGCGACGGCCGCTGGACAGGCAACAGCTCGGTCTCTACCTGCGGCATCACCCCTGGATCACGGCCAAGGTCCTGGGCGGCATCTACGTGCAGGCCCTGAAGCTCTCGCTCAAGCGCATCCCGTACGTGCCGCATCCCGGCGTCAAGGAGTCCCGATGA
- a CDS encoding tetratricopeptide repeat protein, translating into MRPDRHRRERAEAAAMPAAGRGLKRESADPGSALRDARRLYRLGRHPEAIAALSPALSAEADADDRRAAALLRAWCLVELKRHDEVRRWLADAQIDGLRADEPALRALELNLALFEGRHDEVAAEAASLLETVTDTADPVHAELRLLLGAALRWQGHLREAVSHVEFACSAFTVLDEPVRGAVAANFLGWTFLSQGRLDESRRWFEKSLAINSQLGARARLAQNYQNLAIVCYKQGDYEPAAELLTSELALVGKLPDMQCRARLALGNVRRLREEFAAARTDLLEAYAAAREHRFTREETLALEFLGDVCRDEGCPAEARVYYRRAMGLARRLAPRGDLVMELLRREGECLDLEGRHVDALRVLDEALTMAVEVGDRYETAIIRRCLGVNAGHLGRLPVARRELEEASGELHAMTARHEAMTCDYHLARVLRRAPEVGGTHGAGSDAMALAWRSALRAQQASQDLGVPGLAGEIAAVVAELSRLRLRGDTEQPLWRTFSAKRAPSTRVVAVSAALQQALRRCDGFARHTGPVLLFGEDGTGRAALARRLHENGPRGALPFLRLDCAGGDSATLAWELEGEAGDGTSGLLSRAAGGTLLLAGIEALPPALQMETLRLVRDGAWRRRCDGGEMAPDVRIMATAGDGLAALAEAGRFRPDLYFRLRLMTVRVAPLRERKQDVLPLLDHFLSRLEGSTLTARSVFDVAALTAMAEHHWPGNVAELEAVAQQAWLCRRHGLPVVVRRDDVGDCLVIDDTAEVVEARNPRLSGSALQSLIARTGGNKARAARQLGVSRMTLYRWLRQADPTPR; encoded by the coding sequence GTGCGCCCTGACCGCCATCGCCGTGAACGCGCCGAAGCCGCGGCCATGCCCGCTGCCGGACGCGGCCTGAAACGCGAATCCGCCGACCCCGGCAGTGCCCTGCGCGATGCGCGACGCCTGTACCGGCTGGGCCGGCACCCCGAAGCCATCGCCGCGCTGTCGCCGGCGCTGTCCGCGGAGGCTGACGCGGACGATCGCCGGGCCGCCGCCCTGCTGCGCGCCTGGTGCCTGGTCGAACTGAAGCGCCACGACGAGGTCCGTCGCTGGCTGGCCGATGCGCAGATCGACGGGCTGCGGGCCGACGAACCGGCGCTGCGCGCGCTGGAACTGAACCTGGCCCTGTTCGAGGGACGCCATGACGAGGTGGCCGCCGAGGCGGCCAGCCTCCTGGAAACCGTCACCGATACGGCTGATCCCGTGCATGCGGAACTGCGCCTGCTGCTGGGCGCCGCACTGCGCTGGCAGGGACACCTGCGCGAAGCAGTGAGCCATGTCGAGTTCGCCTGCTCGGCCTTCACCGTGCTCGACGAGCCGGTGCGCGGCGCCGTCGCCGCCAACTTCCTCGGCTGGACGTTCCTTTCGCAGGGTCGGCTCGACGAGTCGCGCCGATGGTTCGAGAAGAGCCTGGCCATCAACAGCCAGCTGGGCGCCCGCGCCCGCCTGGCGCAGAACTACCAGAATCTCGCCATCGTCTGCTACAAGCAGGGCGACTACGAACCGGCGGCCGAACTGCTCACCTCGGAACTGGCGCTGGTCGGCAAGCTGCCCGACATGCAGTGCCGTGCCCGGCTGGCGCTGGGCAACGTGCGGCGGTTGCGCGAGGAATTCGCCGCTGCCCGCACCGACCTGCTCGAGGCCTACGCGGCCGCCAGGGAGCACCGCTTCACGCGCGAGGAAACGCTGGCCCTCGAGTTCCTGGGCGATGTCTGCCGTGACGAAGGCTGCCCCGCCGAAGCGCGTGTCTACTACCGTCGCGCCATGGGCCTGGCCCGCCGGCTGGCGCCCCGCGGAGACCTGGTCATGGAGCTGCTGCGTCGCGAAGGCGAATGCCTTGACCTCGAAGGCCGTCATGTCGACGCCCTGCGCGTGCTGGACGAGGCGCTGACGATGGCCGTCGAAGTCGGCGACCGTTACGAGACCGCCATCATCCGTCGCTGCCTGGGTGTCAACGCCGGGCATCTCGGCAGGCTGCCGGTGGCCCGCCGCGAGCTGGAGGAAGCCTCGGGTGAGCTGCACGCGATGACGGCGCGCCACGAAGCGATGACGTGCGACTACCACCTGGCCCGCGTGCTGCGTCGCGCGCCCGAGGTCGGCGGCACGCATGGCGCCGGTTCCGATGCCATGGCCCTGGCCTGGCGCAGCGCACTTCGAGCCCAGCAGGCCAGCCAGGATCTCGGCGTGCCGGGCCTGGCGGGCGAGATCGCCGCCGTGGTGGCCGAACTGTCGCGCCTGCGCCTGCGGGGCGACACCGAACAGCCGCTGTGGCGCACCTTCTCGGCCAAGCGCGCTCCCTCGACGCGTGTCGTGGCGGTGTCGGCGGCCCTGCAACAGGCGTTGCGACGCTGTGACGGCTTCGCCCGGCACACCGGCCCGGTGCTGCTGTTCGGCGAGGACGGCACCGGCCGGGCCGCACTGGCTCGCCGCCTGCACGAGAACGGTCCGCGCGGTGCCTTGCCGTTCCTGCGCCTGGATTGCGCCGGCGGTGACTCGGCGACCCTGGCCTGGGAACTGGAAGGGGAAGCGGGCGACGGCACGAGCGGGCTGTTGTCGCGAGCCGCCGGCGGCACGCTGCTGCTGGCCGGCATCGAGGCCCTGCCCCCGGCTTTGCAGATGGAGACACTGCGCCTGGTGCGCGATGGCGCCTGGCGCCGGCGGTGTGACGGCGGCGAGATGGCGCCGGACGTACGCATCATGGCCACTGCCGGCGACGGCCTGGCAGCCCTGGCCGAAGCCGGCCGCTTCCGGCCCGACCTCTACTTCCGGCTGCGGCTGATGACGGTGCGCGTGGCGCCGTTGCGCGAACGGAAGCAGGACGTGCTGCCGCTGCTGGATCACTTCCTGTCGCGACTGGAGGGATCGACGCTCACCGCCCGCTCGGTGTTCGATGTGGCGGCATTGACGGCGATGGCCGAACATCACTGGCCCGGCAACGTGGCCGAACTGGAAGCGGTGGCGCAGCAGGCCTGGCTGTGCCGCCGGCACGGCCTGCCGGTGGTCGTGCGGCGCGACGACGTCGGCGACTGCCTGGTCATCGACGACACCGCCGAGGTAGTGGAAGCGCGGAACCCTCGCCTGAGCGGCAGCGCCCTGCAATCGCTGATCGCGCGCACCGGCGGCAATAAGGCGCGAGCGGCGCGCCAGCTTGGCGTCTCACGCATGACCCTGTACCGGTGGCTGCGGCAAGCGGACCCCACGCCGCGCTGA
- a CDS encoding class I SAM-dependent methyltransferase translates to MNAILNGAAVPTRRQRLCRRLLVRALAGIEGGRLVLCDGDGRHAVGQGPQLELHVRDAAFYPAALLEQSAGVGRAYACGWWTCSDPVALVRLLARNEPVMRRWTAPTLGLLAPWHRYQLWRRRNTEAQARDNILAHYDLGNDFFAAFLDPGMTYSCAVFQEPGDDLQEAQANKLDRICRKLDLGPQDHVLEIGTGWGSFALHAAANYGCRVTTTTISAEQAVLARERIARAGLADRITVLEEDYRRLTGTYDKLVSIEMIEAVGVRYFPAYFSACSRLVRPEGAMLLQSIVVDDRHFRHDARHEDFIKRWIFPGGVLPSVEEIARRVAADTDLQMAHLEDLTSHYAETLKHWHANLTSAWGGLKAAGRDETFLRMWEFYFHYCRGGFLERRVGVVQCVLVKPRCSGLVLLQPRVDAWHDARPRQGVCHG, encoded by the coding sequence ATGAACGCGATCCTGAACGGCGCCGCCGTGCCCACGCGCCGGCAGCGCCTGTGCCGGCGCCTGCTCGTGCGCGCGCTCGCCGGCATCGAGGGTGGTCGCCTGGTGCTGTGCGACGGCGACGGACGGCATGCGGTGGGACAGGGGCCGCAACTCGAACTGCACGTCCGTGATGCGGCGTTCTATCCGGCGGCCCTGCTGGAGCAGAGTGCGGGCGTCGGCCGGGCCTACGCCTGCGGCTGGTGGACCTGCAGCGATCCCGTGGCACTGGTGCGGCTGCTGGCGCGGAACGAGCCGGTGATGCGGCGCTGGACCGCACCCACGCTGGGATTGCTGGCGCCGTGGCACCGCTACCAGCTCTGGCGCCGCCGCAACACGGAGGCCCAGGCGCGCGACAACATCCTGGCGCACTACGACCTGGGCAACGACTTCTTCGCCGCCTTCCTCGATCCCGGCATGACCTACTCGTGCGCCGTGTTCCAGGAACCCGGGGACGACCTGCAGGAGGCCCAGGCCAACAAGCTGGACCGGATCTGCCGCAAGCTCGATCTCGGCCCGCAGGATCATGTCCTCGAGATCGGCACGGGGTGGGGCAGCTTCGCCCTGCACGCCGCCGCGAACTACGGCTGCCGCGTGACGACGACCACGATCAGCGCCGAGCAGGCGGTCCTCGCACGCGAGCGCATCGCGCGGGCCGGCCTGGCCGACCGCATCACCGTTCTCGAGGAGGACTACCGCCGTCTCACCGGGACGTACGACAAGCTGGTGTCCATCGAGATGATCGAGGCGGTCGGGGTGCGCTACTTCCCGGCCTACTTCAGCGCCTGCAGCCGCCTGGTGCGTCCGGAAGGGGCGATGCTGCTGCAGTCGATCGTGGTGGACGATCGCCACTTCCGGCACGACGCGCGCCACGAGGATTTCATCAAGCGCTGGATCTTCCCGGGCGGGGTGCTGCCTTCGGTGGAGGAGATCGCCCGTCGCGTCGCCGCGGACACGGACCTGCAGATGGCCCACCTCGAGGACCTGACGAGCCACTACGCCGAGACGCTGAAGCACTGGCACGCCAACCTCACGTCCGCCTGGGGCGGACTGAAGGCCGCGGGCCGCGACGAAACCTTCCTGCGCATGTGGGAATTCTACTTCCACTACTGCCGGGGCGGGTTCCTGGAGCGCCGGGTGGGTGTGGTCCAGTGCGTGCTGGTCAAGCCCCGCTGCAGCGGGCTGGTCCTGCTGCAGCCGCGGGTGGACGCCTGGCACGACGCCCGTCCCCGCCAGGGGGTGTGTCATGGCTGA